The DNA segment TTCCATTATTGCGGTATTCGAATTCACCTATATTATATATCAACTTAGGGAAATTCGCTCTTGTGAAATTCACTCCGGCTACCTCATCATATGATTCAAGACATAAGTATTTAATAAGATGTGCCATCTCAACACATTCATCATACTTAGCAGGCACTGTATAATAATCAGGGTCTGACTCATTATATTCATACCTATATTTAAACTCTACATTATAAGGTTGAACATAGTTAACATTCAACCATTTATCAAATTGAGTCTGATCTACCTTATCTATATTAATTACACTTGTAGATGACAAATCATCGCTTGAACAAGATGTGAATGTAATAATAGTTATAAGTAAAATCAAATATAATATTTTCTTTTCCATATTATTTTTACTTTAAATTATTGTTTTGCACGAGGATTTGCTTTCATACCTGCTTGTATTACTTTGGTTGGCAGTTGAACAGCTCTTCTTTGATCAGCAGTTGTCAGAGAATCTGTGACTAAGGCCGGGTTTCCGTCTGCGCCCATTGTTCTGCGAACAATATTAATGCCATATCGCTTAACATCAAACCATCTAAGTCCTTCATGCAAAGTCTCTATGCGTCGTATTCCAAGTACTAATTGCAACATAGATTCTTGTACACTTCCTTCCGCATCTATTGTAAATGAAGGATGCAAATGTTTTTTTATCGTTGAATTAAGACCAGTAGCATACGCGACACTCTTATAAAAAGAATTGACATTGTCTGGAGTTATTATAAAATTAGAAGCTGTAAAATTATGCAACCATGTATTCAAATCCCCGCATGCCTTATCATATTGTTTCATCATGATATATGCTTCTGCTCTATTAAGCAGGCATTCATCTGCTGTAAATGCAGGATAAACAGTATGATACAATCCTGTTTTTGCGATTGCATCTGTTTCCTCAAAAAGATATGGAAGTTTTATCATCAATGTTTTATCCAGATTTGTGCCTTGGTAAACTTCCATTCTATAATAGAACTTAGAGTCATTACCCCAAATATTATTTGCCATTGCATCTTCATTTTTTGCCAGATAGTTATTATGAGAATACTTTGACTCGTAATAATAAGCGCCGAAATCAAGTCCCATAGAAGAATTGCCTGTCATTAATAACAAATTACAACTAAGAGAAGCATCTATATAATGTAAAGACCAAGCCTTTTCATCTGCAGTCATACTACCCATATAAGACCAATCACGAAGCATTGTCTTTGCTTGTGTGCCAAGGCATTTATTAGCATATTCTATAGCTTTGTCCCATTTCTCATAATATAAATAGAATCTACATGCAAATGCGTAAGCTGCTCTCTGATTAAAATGATATTTTGGAACTGTATAATAAGAATCTCCAACTAAAGGTAGAGCCTCTTGTATATCTTTATCCATTTTTTCATAATCGTCTGCTACCGTTCCACGGTCATAATCAGAACCAACAGTAGTAGACGGCTCTGTTACATAAGGAACTCCAAGGTCTTTGGAACTTGTACTACTATTATAATTCATACAGAATATATTAGTCAATATGAAATAGTTATAAGCACGGCACAAAAGCGCTTCCGCTTTGGCATTCTTTAATGTAGTAGTAGTTGCTCCACCCATGTTTTCTATATCCTGCAAAACCACATTTGCAGTACCGATAGCTTTATTTGAGCTTTCCCATAAACTTTCGTTATCTTCATTGTCACTTTCAGTAACATCTTTCCATGCATACAACTGGTCTAAAAAACGTGATGTATTAGGATTATTTTCGCCCATGTTATCAACATTATCAGACATGAACTCTGCTATCTTCAAATAATCGTTATGAGGATAAGCAGAAGTCAAAAGCTCCTGAACTTTCGTCTCTGTATTTATATCAGTTCTATTATCAGGCAATTTGTCCAAGTAACTGTCGCAAGATGCCATTGACAGTACAAGCGCACCCGATGCCATTAATTTGAATATATTATTTTTTTTCATATATACGCGTATTTTAGATTCCTAATTTTAAAGTAAGTGTAAACTGCTTAGGTACAGGAACGGCAACACCACCTGTATTAAAGAATTCAGGATCTTGCCCGTTCAATTTCTTATCAGCATAAATTAAGAACAAGTTTGTTGCTTGTAATTTGAGAGACAAGTTGTTTATTTTCAATGATTCTATAAAGCTTTTAGGAAAATCATATCCAATAGATATTTCTTTCATTCTGATAAAATCGCCCTTTGCTATACGTGCATCAGAATAGTTGTATGCATTATATGCGTAACTAAGATTAGTATCATTTTTATTCTGTACTTTACTTGAGATTACAGGGATATTTGTTTTGTTTTCATTCCCAGCCACTTCCCATCTGTTAACGAATTCTTTTGGTGTAGATGTCAGATCATCATATTTATTAGAGAATACAGGATCTAATCTTACTACATTACCAAATGAATAAGTGATAAAGACATTAAGTGAAAATCCTTTGTACCTGAACATATTACCCAAACTACCTATATCAGTAGGGTCTACATTTCCTGAATATTTTAGGAACTTAAGTTTTGCAGGATCGCTTTCCTGAAAATTAATTCCCGTAGTTGATATATTTCCATCCTGATCAAGGAATGTTGGCAATCCTTCAGAGTTTAATCCTTTAAATGGTATTGAGAATATTCCACGTACAGGATATCCTTCTTGCGCAAATCCGGTTCCAGAAACAAGGTCTATTACACGCATGGATGTCTTAAGTTTTGTAACTTCATTATGAGTATGCGAATATATGAAGTTCGTTTCCCATGAGAAATCCTTATTCTTTATGTTTACTGATGATATGGTAAGTTCCAAACCATTTGATTTCATTGATGCGATATTTGCAAATCTGTTTATTTGTGTAGTTACACCTTCCGTAGTTGTCAATCCTATCAAATCGTAATTTCTACGAGAATACAAATCAAGACTCATATTAAGACGATTGTCAAGGAATCCTGCATCAAGACCAAAGTTCAGCTCATGCTTTTTCTCATAAGTCAAGTCTGAATTCTCAAATTCATCAACATACAACTCAGTTTCTTTTAAACTTGCTGATGGACGCCATGGACTATCACTTTTTATAACTGTTCGTGAATTGGTTACATTCGACGGACCTCTATCGGCTGTCAATGAATAAGATAACTTCAATGTCAAATGTGAAAGGACTGGCTCAAATGATTTGAAGAAGTTCTCTTCATGTACATTCCATGCACCTGCAACATTCCATGTAGGCAACCAACGTGCAGAGCGGCTTTTACCTAATTTATTAGTACCTTCATATCGGATTGTTCCGTTAAGTATATAACGTCCTTTATATGAGTATGTACCGTTGCCAAAAAAGGCTGCGCTACGCTCATAGTTATTGGTCATTGAATAATAATTAGTATTTTGTTCTGAACCTTTCTTGAATACTTCATAAGCATATGAAGGGACCTCGCCTAGACTATACTGCATACCCCAACCACGGAACCATGAACTATGGCGGTCTACACTATTGGTCTCCATACCACCATACAAATTAACTATATGGTCTTCGTTGTAGACATCATTATAGTTAACAGCAGCTCTGAAATCATATCCAAGCATTCTATTGTCTGTACGGTCATAAATACCTCCGTCTGGTAAAACAGTTATAGGCAATGCGTAAATATTATCAGGGTCAGTATACAGATAATTATTATCTTTTCTTATAGTAGATGTTCCCATTGCTCTGTAAGCTTGTGCCTCATTAGAATCATCAAGAATATTATGTTCTTGTGATGTAGCTGAATATTTTACAGCACCAAGGGCACTAATTTCCACTTTAGAAATTGGCTTATAAGACAACTTACCTTGAATACGGAAATCATTAACATTAAGGTCTATATAGTTAGTTTCCAATTCATGGAAAATATTGAATGGTGCGTAATTTCTAGTATAATATTCATCAGGGTCTAATACACGTGATGTGTTCAATGCATAAGAATATGGATTTATATCAAATGCGCGGTTCACTTTACCAGATACGGGGTCTGTTGTACTGCTCAAAGTTCCTGGTGCCTTCTGTTTACGGTATGAAGCATTGCTAATAACATTGAAGGTCAACTTATTTGATATATTAAATGTAGAATTAAAATTTGCCGTGTAACGCTGTACAGAACTCTGTTTTGTCCATCCCGGGTCGTACATTACACTAACAGATGCATAATATTGTGCCTTATCTGTACCTGCAGAGATGCTTACTGAATGATTGCTCTGAATTGCATTCGAGAACAATTCATTAAACCAATTGGTATTTCTGTATTCAGCAGCGCGAAGGTAAGCAGCCTTTGCATCAACTGTATTTGCTATGCCAAACTGACCAGAAGTTGCATCATATTGGCTCAACAATTGATACATTTTGCCATAGACACCACTATTAGCAGCATTAGCTGTCTCTGCGTAATTCAGGTATCCCTTCTGTTGTAATTCTTGATATACAGACATCTGGTCCTGAGAATTCATTATATTAAAGGTACTATAACTGGGAATAAGAC comes from the Xylanibacter oryzae DSM 17970 genome and includes:
- a CDS encoding SusC/RagA family TonB-linked outer membrane protein, with translation MEKKLTMILACLFLSIGMAMAQTKITGTVIFQEDGEPVIGASVFVQGTKTGTVTDVDGKFTLEVPTNKRLVISYVGMESQTVLAKAGIKVALKSSTSLNEVVVTGMQKLDKRLFTGSTTKIDAEAAKIDGLPDISRSLEGRAAGVSVQNVSGTFGTAPKIRVRGATSIYGSSKPLWVVDGVIMEDVVDVSADALSSGDANTLISSAIAGLNSDDIESFQILKDGSATSIYGARAMAGVIVVTTKKGKAGQAHINYTGEYTMRLIPSYSTFNIMNSQDQMSVYQELQQKGYLNYAETANAANSGVYGKMYQLLSQYDATSGQFGIANTVDAKAAYLRAAEYRNTNWFNELFSNAIQSNHSVSISAGTDKAQYYASVSVMYDPGWTKQSSVQRYTANFNSTFNISNKLTFNVISNASYRKQKAPGTLSSTTDPVSGKVNRAFDINPYSYALNTSRVLDPDEYYTRNYAPFNIFHELETNYIDLNVNDFRIQGKLSYKPISKVEISALGAVKYSATSQEHNILDDSNEAQAYRAMGTSTIRKDNNYLYTDPDNIYALPITVLPDGGIYDRTDNRMLGYDFRAAVNYNDVYNEDHIVNLYGGMETNSVDRHSSWFRGWGMQYSLGEVPSYAYEVFKKGSEQNTNYYSMTNNYERSAAFFGNGTYSYKGRYILNGTIRYEGTNKLGKSRSARWLPTWNVAGAWNVHEENFFKSFEPVLSHLTLKLSYSLTADRGPSNVTNSRTVIKSDSPWRPSASLKETELYVDEFENSDLTYEKKHELNFGLDAGFLDNRLNMSLDLYSRRNYDLIGLTTTEGVTTQINRFANIASMKSNGLELTISSVNIKNKDFSWETNFIYSHTHNEVTKLKTSMRVIDLVSGTGFAQEGYPVRGIFSIPFKGLNSEGLPTFLDQDGNISTTGINFQESDPAKLKFLKYSGNVDPTDIGSLGNMFRYKGFSLNVFITYSFGNVVRLDPVFSNKYDDLTSTPKEFVNRWEVAGNENKTNIPVISSKVQNKNDTNLSYAYNAYNYSDARIAKGDFIRMKEISIGYDFPKSFIESLKINNLSLKLQATNLFLIYADKKLNGQDPEFFNTGGVAVPVPKQFTLTLKLGI
- a CDS encoding RagB/SusD family nutrient uptake outer membrane protein, which produces MKKNNIFKLMASGALVLSMASCDSYLDKLPDNRTDINTETKVQELLTSAYPHNDYLKIAEFMSDNVDNMGENNPNTSRFLDQLYAWKDVTESDNEDNESLWESSNKAIGTANVVLQDIENMGGATTTTLKNAKAEALLCRAYNYFILTNIFCMNYNSSTSSKDLGVPYVTEPSTTVGSDYDRGTVADDYEKMDKDIQEALPLVGDSYYTVPKYHFNQRAAYAFACRFYLYYEKWDKAIEYANKCLGTQAKTMLRDWSYMGSMTADEKAWSLHYIDASLSCNLLLMTGNSSMGLDFGAYYYESKYSHNNYLAKNEDAMANNIWGNDSKFYYRMEVYQGTNLDKTLMIKLPYLFEETDAIAKTGLYHTVYPAFTADECLLNRAEAYIMMKQYDKACGDLNTWLHNFTASNFIITPDNVNSFYKSVAYATGLNSTIKKHLHPSFTIDAEGSVQESMLQLVLGIRRIETLHEGLRWFDVKRYGINIVRRTMGADGNPALVTDSLTTADQRRAVQLPTKVIQAGMKANPRAKQ